One genomic segment of Sander lucioperca isolate FBNREF2018 chromosome 10, SLUC_FBN_1.2, whole genome shotgun sequence includes these proteins:
- the adar gene encoding double-stranded RNA-specific adenosine deaminase — protein sequence MSRGRGGPYKEHYHRHPPPDFQAKENYYRPGPPSLYPRAGPQQSPYPSYYNSPARPVVPIQLPPAPSLTPSAPPIPKHNKVVSKPEALYSSHNQNHGPYPGPNSFQYQQVEFLRGHRSEAPQFIASLRGGGVGAVPDRQASSSYQPQSGYNRYPYPDSSPRGRGGHSQDQSFLYSGATQGTPGPRHLNHKQLQGTNHSSNRQRRVQTDSLSDSFQSLSLHRDRPNRVRERFGRHSASSSSTNSSFAKVNITLTSDIQDQVHRALAALKPSESISAKFLAKKLRLPKTIVNKALYSLERSQKASKQGLHPPEWSLYREPLGGEEDQNSKVQIPPSHLCVSSGHPPIPEAKVELKTETAESRGQGKEEDSDTESSSSYCSSSESSDSEESQSPAKGQHQETQHPSTTSSPDPELALPTMAEQKELVLQYLLASGEATSLVIAKNLGLRSAKQVNPTLYSLEKQGEVIKNSEVHPPTWELSTHRRERMERSIKAAKSNRAEGNWMKEEARDEKGGGSVFLTSPPLPPIPGLESLPLPEGWMPEQSHSEASQSSLLPALLISSKDEETNEGQWANDDIPEFLNAIRKETDAGKLAAEKVNSVGTIAVSLAAPPPQNLWAKLQEVRLKNPVSGLMEYAQYLGQNCEFLLLDQSGPSHDPRFRMQVMLNGRLFPVAEASSKKVAKKDAAAATLRILIAEMQGGSSTGNEGNTASVDQVMDLLPDSSAPAEGTGGIFGTSVEGMGTVEGPRQPLSRSLPGGKNPVSVLMEYSQRSGNPIEFIITGQAGPPHDPRFMYRVKVGESLFAEASAPSKKAARQLAAEEAVKELMADGRLQLNKPQLPLGSSSDSDGSGSGTTCPSLPPLTADELRAAHEAGVGDLINHLNNNAVSGLLEYARARGFAAEIRLVGQSGPPHEPKFTYQAKLGGRWFPPVCASNKKQGKQEAADAALRVLIGEAERAARTGELIPAELPVSGSTLHDQIAMLSHQRFNALTTRIQHSLLGRKILATIVMRRGEGLGTVVSLGTGNRCVKGEELSLKGDTVNDCHAEIISRRGFVRFLYIELLKHYDGTDDSIFDQAEKDKLKIKSDITFHLYISTAPCGDGALFDKSCSESGDDVEGHQPLFENAKQGKLRTKVENGEGTIPVESSAIVPTWDGIQHGERLRTMSCSDKILRWNVLGLQGALLSHFLHPVYLKSITLGYLYSHGHLTRAVCCRLARDGEAFTQSLPPPFMLNHPEVGRVSVYDSTRHTGKTKESSVNWSFPDQHSVEVLDGTKGKLDGNKLSVSRVSKSNLFGLFRSLCQRCGRVDLLSLPSYSQAKMSAMSFQLAKQQFFRALSSHGYGAWIGKPLEEKSFESGEGKNGTGVPVGYGSSRNGGAMEFKQEEA from the exons ATGAGCAGAGGTAGAGGAGGGCCTTACAAAGAACACTACCACAGACATCCACCACCTGATTTCCAGGCCAAGGAGAATTACTACAGACCTGGCCCACCCTCACTATATCCTAGAGCTGGCCCACAGCAGAGCCCATATCCAAGTTACTACAACAGCCCTGCCCGTCCTGTAGTTCCCATACAGCTGCCCCCAGCTCCTTCTCTCACCCCCTCCGCTCCACCTATACCAAAGCACAATAAAGTGGTTTCTAAACCAGAGGCCCTTTACAGTTCGCATAATCAGAATCACGGTCCTTATCCTGGTCCCAATTCCTTTCAATACCAACAGGTCGAGTTCCTGAGAGGACATCGCTCTGAGGCACCACAGTTCATAGCCAGTTTACGTGGAGGGGGAGTGGGAGCGGTACCTGACAGGCAGGCTAGTTCCTCATACCAGCCCCAGTCAGGGTACAATAGATATCCATACCCTGACAGCAGCCCAAGGGGTAGAGGGGGTCATAGTCAAGATCAGAGTTTTTTATACTCAGGAGCCACGCAAGGCACCCCAGGTCCTCGACACCTAAATCACAAACAGTTACAAGGTACAAACCACAGCTCCAACAGACAACGGCGTGTGCAAACAGACTCTTTGAGTGACAGTTTTCAGAGTTTGTCCCTTCATCGAGACAGGCCAAACAGAGTAAGAGAAAGGTTTGGCAGACATTCTGCATCCAGCAGCTCTACAAATTCGAGCTTTGCTAAAGTTAACATCACTCTCACTTCTGACATCCAGGACCAGGTTCACAGGGCTTTGGCTGCTTTGAAACCAAGTGAGAGTATCTCTGCAAAATTCTTAGCCAAAAAACTGCGTCTTCCTAAAACGATAGTCAACAAGGCTCTCTACTCTTTGGAGCGCTCCCAGAAAGCCTCCAAGCAAGGACTCCACCCTCCCGAGTGGAGCCTTTACAGAGAACCTCTCGGAGGCGAGGAAGATCAAAACTCTAAAGTACAAATTCCACCTTCCCATCTGTGTGTCAGCTCAGGACACCCTCCAATTCCTGAAGCCAAGGTTGagctaaaaacagaaacagcagaAAGCAGGGGACAAGGCAAAGAAGAGGACTCTGACACAGAATCCAGTTCATCTTACTGCTCCTCGTCAGAGTCATCTGACTCTGAAGAATCCCAATCACCAGCGAAAGGTCAGCACCAGGAGACGCAACATCCCAGCACTACCAGCTCCCCGGATCCAGAACTTGCGCTTCCCACAATGGCGGAACAAAAGGAGCTAGTTCTGCAGTACCTTCTGGCATCAGGGGAGGCAACGTCTCTTGTAATAGCCAAGAATCTGGGTCTTAGGAGTGCAAAGCAGGTTAATCCCACCCTCTACTCGCTGGAGAAGCAAGGTGAAGTAATTAAGAATAGTGAAGTTCACCCCCCCACCTGGGAACTCTCCACCCACCGCAGAGAGAGGATGGAAAGGAGCATTAAAGCCGCAAAGAGCAACCGTGCTGAGGGGAATTGGATGAAGGAGGAAGCCAGAGATGAGAagggaggagggtctgtctTTCTGACGTCGCCTCCACTACCACCAATACCAGGCCTCGAGTCACTGCCGCTCCCAGAGGGTTGGATGCCAGAGCAAAGTCATAGTGAAGCG TCCCAATCCTCCCTCCTGCCCGCCTTGCTTATCTCATCCAAAGATGAAGAGACCAACGAAGGACAGTGGGCCAATGACGACATCCCAGAATTCCTTAATGCCATTCGCAAAGAGACAGATGCTGGGAAACTGGCAGCAGAGAAGGTGAACTCCGTGGGAACTATAGCTGTGTCGCTGGCTGCTCCACCTCCCCAGAACCTGTGGGCCAAATTACAGGAGGTGAGGCTAAAGAACCCCGTCAGCGGCCTCATGGAGTATGCCCAGTATCTGGGCCAGAACTGTGAGTTCCTGCTCCTCGACCAGTCTGGACCCTCTCATGATCCAAG ATTTCGTATGCAGGTAATGCTCAACGGGAGGCTGTTTCCTGTCGCAGAAGCTTCTAGTAAGAAGGTTGCAAAAAAAGACGCTGCTGCGGCCACCCTGCGCATTCTTATCGCAGAAATGCAGGGAGGGTCAAGCACGGGGAACGAGGGTAATACTGCCAGTGTGGACCAAGTGATGGATCTACTCCCAGACAGCAGT GCGCCAGCTGAAGGCACGGGGGGAATTTTTGGGACTAGTGTGGAAGGGATGGGGACAGTGGAGGGACCTCGCCAGCCACTGTCCCGCTCTCTGCCTGGTGGGAAGAATCCGGTGTCTGTCCTCATGGAGTACAGCCAGCGCAGCGGGAACCCCATTGAATTCATCATCACTGGGCAGGCAGGCCCACCACATGACCCAAG GTTCATGTACAGGGTGAAGGTCGGCGAGAGCCTGTTTGCAGAGGCCTCAGCTCCAAGCAAGAAGGCAGCCCGCCAGCTGGCAGCAGAGGAGGCCGTCAAAGAATTAATGGCTGACGGGAGACTGCAGCTCAACAAG CCCCAGTTGCCCCTGGGCTCCTCCAGTGATAGTGATGGCAGTGGTTCTGGGACTACATGTCCCTCTTTGCCTCCTCTGACTGCAGATGAGTTGCGAGCAGCACACGAGGCAGGGGTTGGAGACCTTATTAACCACCTGAACAACAATGCCGTGTCGGGTCTTCTGGAGTACGCTAGAGCCCGGGGCTTTGCCGCTGAGATCCGACTGGTGGGCCAGTCTGGGCCACCACATGAGCCTAA GTTCACCTACCAGGCCAAGCTGGGCGGACGCTGGTTCCCGCCAGTGTGTGCATCCAACAAGAAGCAGggaaaacaggaagcagcagatGCTGCTCTACGGGTTCTGATTGGAGAGGCTGAGAGGGCAGCCCGCACTGGGGAGCTTATCCCAGCTGAG CTTCCAGTGAGTGGCAGCACTTTGCATGACCAGATAGCAATGTTGAGTCACCAGCGTTTCAACGCCCTGACCACACGTATCCAGCACAGCCTTCTGGGACGCAAGATTCTGGCCACCATCGTCATGAGGAGGGGGGAGGGCCTGGGGACTGTTGTCAGCCTGGGAACTG gaAATCGCTGTGTTAAAGGGGAGGAACTGAGCCTTAAAGGGGACACTGTTAATGATTGCCACGCTGAAATCATCTCCAGAAGGGGATTTGTTCg GTTTCTGTACATTGAGCTGCTCAAGCACTATGATGGCACAGACGACAGTATATTTGACCAAGCGGAGAAAGACAAACTGAAAATCAAATCTGACATCACATTTCACCTCTACATCAG CACGGCACCTTGTGGGGATGGTGCTCTATTTGACAAGTCATGCAGTGAGTCAGGGGACGATGTCGAGGGCCATCAGCCTCTGTTTGAGAATGCTAAGCAGGGCAAGCTCCGCACCAAAGTGGAGAATG GTGAGGGCACCATCCCAGTGGAGTCAAGTGCCATTGTCCCTACCTGGGACGGCATCCAGCACGGTGAGAGGCTGCGAACCATGAGCTGCAGCGATAAGATTCTGCGCTGGAACGTGTTGGGTCTGCAGGGGGCACTGCTCTCCCATTTCTTGCATCCCGTCTACCTGAAGTCCATCACGCTTG GCTATCTGTACAGCCACGGGCACCTCACACGTGCTGTTTGCTGTCGGCTGGCCAGAGATGGTGAAGCATTCACCCAAAGTCTCCCTCCTCCCTTCATGCTAAATCACCCAGAG GTGGGCAGGGTGAGTGTGTACGACTCCACGCGGCACACAGGCAAGACCAAGGAGTCCAGTGTCAACTGGAGCTTTCCAGACCAGCACAGTGTAGAGGTGCTGGACGGGACCAAAGGCAAACTGGATGG GAACAAATTGAGTGTGTCCAGGGTGTCCAAGTCCAACCTGTTCGGTCTGTTCCGCTCTCTGTgccagcggtgtggccgcgttGACCTCCTCAGCCTGCCCTCCTACTCTCAGGCTAAGATGTCAGCCATGTCCTTCCAGCTAGCCAAGCAGCAGTTCTTCCGAGCTCTCAGCAGCCACGGTTACGGCGCTTGGATTGGCAAGCCGCTGGAAGAGAAGAGCTTTGAGTCAGGGGAGGGGAAAAATGGAACGGGTGTTCCTGTGGGATATGGCAGCAGTAGAAACGGAGGAGCAATGGAGTTCAAGCAAGAGGAGGCATAG
- the LOC116049563 gene encoding neuronal acetylcholine receptor subunit alpha-7-like isoform X1: MWKSVALWLLILATLLRVSVQGPHQRFLLRELLRDYNPMERPVANDSQTLTVQFSFTLMQVMDVDEKNQILTTNAWLQMQWYDHYLQWNQSEYPGVKNLRFTSDQVWTPDILLYNSAHDKFDATFKTNVLVNSSGFCEYLPPGIFLSTCNVDVRWFPFDIQRCELKFGSWTFDGWLLDIQMKEADVSGYMTNGEWDLVEVPGGRHEVFYDCCAEPYPDVTFVVTLRRRTLFYALNLLIPCVLLSTMTLVVFLLPANSGEKISLGITVLLSLTVFMLMVAEIMPATSDSVPLIGQYFASTMVIVGMSVVATVIVLQFHHHSPNSGHMPRWVHLVLLQWVPWFLRMKRPGEGVEPPLSNCHADPQSRTLSSPTTTTTTTIPTPVPPIHPQSLNSLQASLAQLNHPLSHPAPHRPNSQAVILPNPIHRDPSPNPHPQPNGHLLYMGFQTFQTTAELEPVPWSRTTCHGRGNSGLGGGEGEGAAGRPAEDTPIHHHLQSSKFGSPPHETPLSPDPDPSATSSGPCGLEAGAGAGTSAAILTHSGAIRSVAVENQLQALLVEVQFLVERVKEQDRQLSLAEQWQFAAAVIDRLCLMGFSVFNIICTIAILMAAPNFGEALSKDFI, encoded by the exons ATGTGGAAGTCTGTGGCTCTTTGGCTGTTGATACTTGCGACTCTGCTCCGGG TATCAGTGCAGGGTCCTCACCAGCGGTTTCTGCTCAGGGAGCTGCTCAGGGACTACAACCCCATGGAGAGACCGGTGGCCAACGACTCCCAGACTCTCACTGTTCAGTTCTCCTTTACTCTGATGCAGGTCATGGATGTG GATGAAAAGAATCAGATCCTCACCACGAATGCCTGGCTGCAGATG CAGTGGTACGACCACTACCTCCAGTGGAACCAGTCAGAGTATCCTGGAGTTAAAAACCTTCGTTTCACTTCTGACCAGGTCTGGACACCTGACATATTGCTTTACAACAG TGCACATGATAAGTTTGATGCCACGTTTAAGACCAACGTGCTGGTTAACTCCAGTGGCTTCTGTGAGTATCTGCCTCCAG gaaTATTTCTTAGCACATGTAACGTGGATGTGCGATGGTTTCCGTTCGACATCCAGCGTTGTGAACTGAAGTTTGGCTCATGGACATTTGATGGTTGGCTGCTGGACATCCAGATGAAAGAGGCAGATGTGTCAGGATACATGACCAATGGAGAGTGGGACCTAGTGG AGGTCCCTGGAGGGCGTCATGAAGTTTTCTATGACTGCTGTGCAGAGCCCTACCCTGATGTTACCTTTGTGGTGACATTACGAAGAAGGACCTTGTTTTACGCTCTCAACCTCCTCATCCCCTGTGTGCTCCTCTCCACCATGACCCTGGTGGTCTTCCTGCTCCCCGCCAACTCGGGGGAGAAGATCAGCCTGG GCATCACGGTTCTGCTTTCTCTGACGGTCTTCATGCTGATGGTTGCAGAGATTATGCCTGCCACATCGGATTCTGTACCCCTGATAG GGCAGTACTTTGCCAGCACCATGGTGATTGTCGGGATGTCAGTAGTGGCCACAGTCATCGTCCTTCAGTTCCATCACCACAGCCCCAACAGTGGACACATGCCACGTTGG GTGCACTTGGTTCTGCTGCAGTGGGTTCCATGGTTCCTGCGGATGAAGCGTCCAGGCGAGGGAGTGGAGCCGCCTCTTTCCAACTGCCACGCAGACCCTCAGAGCAGAACCCTGTCTTCTcctaccaccaccaccactaccacCATCCCCACACCAGTGCCCCCCATCCACCCTCAGAGCCTCAACTCTCTGCAGGCTAGCCTGGCTCAGCTTAACCACCCTCTGTCACACCCAGCGCCCCACCGGCCCAACTCTCAGGCTGTCATCCTCCCTAATCCCATCCACAGAGATCCCAGCCCCAATCCACATCCACAGCCCAACGGCCATCTGCTTTACATGGGCTTCCAGACCTTCCAGACCACTGCAGAACTGGAGCCAGTTCCGTGGAGCAGAACCACATGTCACGGGAGGGGTAACAGTGGTCTAGGTGGAGGGGAAGGAGAGGGAGCAGCAGGCAGACCAGCTGAAGATACACCTATCCATCACCACCTCCAATCTTCCAAGTTTGGGAGCCCCCCACATGAAACTCCACTATCCCCAGACCCTGACCCATCAGCCACATCCTCTGGACCCTGCGGCCTAGAGGCTGGGGCCGGAGCAGGGACATCAGCCGCAATACTTACCCACAGCGGTGCGATTCGATCTGTGGCAGTAGAAAACCAGCTGCAGGCTCTTCTGGTGGAGGTGCAGTTTTTAGTCGAACGTGTTAAGGAGCAGGACCGGCAGCTCAGTTTGGCAGAGCAGTGGCAGTTTGCTGCAGCTGTCATCGACCGTCTATGCCTGATGGGATTCAGTGTTTTCAACATTATCTGTACCATTGCTATTCTCATGGCTGCACCCAACTTTGGGGAAGCACTATCAAAAGACTTCATCTga
- the LOC116049563 gene encoding neuronal acetylcholine receptor subunit alpha-7-like isoform X2 has product MWKSVALWLLILATLLRVSVQGPHQRFLLRELLRDYNPMERPVANDSQTLTVQFSFTLMQVMDVDEKNQILTTNAWLQMWYDHYLQWNQSEYPGVKNLRFTSDQVWTPDILLYNSAHDKFDATFKTNVLVNSSGFCEYLPPGIFLSTCNVDVRWFPFDIQRCELKFGSWTFDGWLLDIQMKEADVSGYMTNGEWDLVEVPGGRHEVFYDCCAEPYPDVTFVVTLRRRTLFYALNLLIPCVLLSTMTLVVFLLPANSGEKISLGITVLLSLTVFMLMVAEIMPATSDSVPLIGQYFASTMVIVGMSVVATVIVLQFHHHSPNSGHMPRWVHLVLLQWVPWFLRMKRPGEGVEPPLSNCHADPQSRTLSSPTTTTTTTIPTPVPPIHPQSLNSLQASLAQLNHPLSHPAPHRPNSQAVILPNPIHRDPSPNPHPQPNGHLLYMGFQTFQTTAELEPVPWSRTTCHGRGNSGLGGGEGEGAAGRPAEDTPIHHHLQSSKFGSPPHETPLSPDPDPSATSSGPCGLEAGAGAGTSAAILTHSGAIRSVAVENQLQALLVEVQFLVERVKEQDRQLSLAEQWQFAAAVIDRLCLMGFSVFNIICTIAILMAAPNFGEALSKDFI; this is encoded by the exons ATGTGGAAGTCTGTGGCTCTTTGGCTGTTGATACTTGCGACTCTGCTCCGGG TATCAGTGCAGGGTCCTCACCAGCGGTTTCTGCTCAGGGAGCTGCTCAGGGACTACAACCCCATGGAGAGACCGGTGGCCAACGACTCCCAGACTCTCACTGTTCAGTTCTCCTTTACTCTGATGCAGGTCATGGATGTG GATGAAAAGAATCAGATCCTCACCACGAATGCCTGGCTGCAGATG TGGTACGACCACTACCTCCAGTGGAACCAGTCAGAGTATCCTGGAGTTAAAAACCTTCGTTTCACTTCTGACCAGGTCTGGACACCTGACATATTGCTTTACAACAG TGCACATGATAAGTTTGATGCCACGTTTAAGACCAACGTGCTGGTTAACTCCAGTGGCTTCTGTGAGTATCTGCCTCCAG gaaTATTTCTTAGCACATGTAACGTGGATGTGCGATGGTTTCCGTTCGACATCCAGCGTTGTGAACTGAAGTTTGGCTCATGGACATTTGATGGTTGGCTGCTGGACATCCAGATGAAAGAGGCAGATGTGTCAGGATACATGACCAATGGAGAGTGGGACCTAGTGG AGGTCCCTGGAGGGCGTCATGAAGTTTTCTATGACTGCTGTGCAGAGCCCTACCCTGATGTTACCTTTGTGGTGACATTACGAAGAAGGACCTTGTTTTACGCTCTCAACCTCCTCATCCCCTGTGTGCTCCTCTCCACCATGACCCTGGTGGTCTTCCTGCTCCCCGCCAACTCGGGGGAGAAGATCAGCCTGG GCATCACGGTTCTGCTTTCTCTGACGGTCTTCATGCTGATGGTTGCAGAGATTATGCCTGCCACATCGGATTCTGTACCCCTGATAG GGCAGTACTTTGCCAGCACCATGGTGATTGTCGGGATGTCAGTAGTGGCCACAGTCATCGTCCTTCAGTTCCATCACCACAGCCCCAACAGTGGACACATGCCACGTTGG GTGCACTTGGTTCTGCTGCAGTGGGTTCCATGGTTCCTGCGGATGAAGCGTCCAGGCGAGGGAGTGGAGCCGCCTCTTTCCAACTGCCACGCAGACCCTCAGAGCAGAACCCTGTCTTCTcctaccaccaccaccactaccacCATCCCCACACCAGTGCCCCCCATCCACCCTCAGAGCCTCAACTCTCTGCAGGCTAGCCTGGCTCAGCTTAACCACCCTCTGTCACACCCAGCGCCCCACCGGCCCAACTCTCAGGCTGTCATCCTCCCTAATCCCATCCACAGAGATCCCAGCCCCAATCCACATCCACAGCCCAACGGCCATCTGCTTTACATGGGCTTCCAGACCTTCCAGACCACTGCAGAACTGGAGCCAGTTCCGTGGAGCAGAACCACATGTCACGGGAGGGGTAACAGTGGTCTAGGTGGAGGGGAAGGAGAGGGAGCAGCAGGCAGACCAGCTGAAGATACACCTATCCATCACCACCTCCAATCTTCCAAGTTTGGGAGCCCCCCACATGAAACTCCACTATCCCCAGACCCTGACCCATCAGCCACATCCTCTGGACCCTGCGGCCTAGAGGCTGGGGCCGGAGCAGGGACATCAGCCGCAATACTTACCCACAGCGGTGCGATTCGATCTGTGGCAGTAGAAAACCAGCTGCAGGCTCTTCTGGTGGAGGTGCAGTTTTTAGTCGAACGTGTTAAGGAGCAGGACCGGCAGCTCAGTTTGGCAGAGCAGTGGCAGTTTGCTGCAGCTGTCATCGACCGTCTATGCCTGATGGGATTCAGTGTTTTCAACATTATCTGTACCATTGCTATTCTCATGGCTGCACCCAACTTTGGGGAAGCACTATCAAAAGACTTCATCTga